In Chryseobacterium turcicum, a single window of DNA contains:
- a CDS encoding efflux transporter outer membrane subunit, with amino-acid sequence MKIFNIKQILIGGVMTSVLVSCSIQKEYQRSDFNIPENYKQQVQVTGDTIVLPWKTFFNDPKLIGLIEKALDKNNEINVALKNIEQLDLAYKQAKNTLMPTLDFNAGANRSWASKNSLNGSLNEQFTGAKYLDDFNANLQLSWEVDIWGKAKMQKQSAAADYFAQKQNTDALKSRIIVEVAKAYYNLVSLDEQLKIAQKNIKLSDKTLTMMKLQYTAGQINSLAIQQSEAQKKTAELLVPLAQQNISVQENALNILCGEYPSAVERTENFEALIIGHKMSSGIPAQLLSRRPDLKAAELNVVSLNAKTGLAKATMYPSISLSPQIGVNSNKLNTWFDLPGSITKTVAANLAMPLLKKRQLKTGYETAIIEQEKAVINFKQTLMTAVGEVSDAMTKSQGSSERLSLLEQRTIILEKGINDAMKLYKNGMATYLEVITAQNNKLQNDLEFINVKAEKLNAEVDLYRALGGGIN; translated from the coding sequence ATGAAAATATTTAATATAAAACAAATTCTTATTGGAGGAGTAATGACATCAGTTTTGGTGTCCTGCTCTATCCAAAAAGAGTATCAACGATCAGATTTTAATATTCCTGAAAATTATAAACAGCAGGTTCAGGTCACAGGCGATACGATAGTTTTGCCTTGGAAAACATTTTTTAATGACCCAAAATTGATTGGTTTAATTGAAAAAGCTTTAGATAAAAATAATGAAATCAATGTTGCCTTAAAAAATATTGAACAGCTTGATTTAGCGTACAAACAAGCAAAAAATACGTTGATGCCAACTCTTGATTTTAATGCAGGAGCGAACCGAAGCTGGGCTTCTAAAAATAGTTTAAATGGCTCGTTGAATGAACAATTTACGGGAGCAAAATATTTAGATGATTTTAATGCCAATCTGCAATTATCTTGGGAAGTTGATATTTGGGGTAAAGCAAAAATGCAGAAACAGTCTGCTGCCGCTGATTATTTTGCTCAGAAACAAAATACAGATGCTCTAAAAAGCAGGATTATTGTTGAAGTAGCAAAAGCGTATTACAATCTCGTTAGTTTAGATGAACAGCTGAAAATTGCCCAGAAAAATATTAAATTGAGTGATAAAACATTGACGATGATGAAGCTGCAGTATACCGCCGGACAAATCAATTCTTTGGCGATACAGCAGTCTGAAGCTCAGAAGAAAACGGCTGAGCTTTTGGTTCCTTTAGCTCAACAAAATATTTCTGTTCAGGAAAATGCATTGAATATTCTTTGTGGAGAGTATCCAAGTGCGGTAGAAAGAACTGAAAACTTTGAAGCTTTAATCATTGGTCATAAAATGTCTTCCGGAATTCCGGCTCAATTATTAAGCAGAAGGCCAGATTTGAAAGCAGCAGAATTGAATGTGGTAAGCCTGAATGCAAAAACAGGATTGGCAAAAGCAACGATGTATCCGAGCATCAGTCTGTCTCCACAGATTGGAGTTAATTCAAATAAATTGAATACTTGGTTTGATCTTCCCGGTTCAATTACAAAAACTGTGGCAGCCAATTTAGCAATGCCTCTTTTGAAAAAAAGACAACTAAAAACGGGTTATGAAACGGCAATTATTGAACAGGAAAAAGCGGTCATCAATTTTAAGCAAACTTTAATGACTGCAGTCGGCGAAGTTTCTGATGCGATGACAAAATCTCAGGGAAGTAGTGAAAGATTGAGTCTGTTAGAACAAAGAACAATCATTTTAGAAAAGGGAATCAATGATGCTATGAAACTCTACAAAAACGGAATGGCAACGTATCTTGAAGTGATCAC